In bacterium, the sequence GGAAAAGTTCCGGCTTTTTTTAACTTATAAACTAATAGGACGTATTCGTCATGACGGAATCAAAAAAATAGGTTGTTCGGGTATTTGGAAGACCGTTTTGGTTTGGAAATGGAATTGCTGTTTTGTGTGACAAGTATTTCCGGTAAGTATTGATTTTATGAATACGAGATACGATATCAAGGAAGAAGCAACAGTATTTGCCAAGCAGCATTTATAGAAGATTATCCGTCTTTTCGTTTTCGTATGAATAAAATAAATACTTACCGGGAATACTTATGTTTTGGTACTTGGGAAATCATATTCATTTTAGTTAGCATAATTTGGATAGTAGTGATGAAGCATGAAAAAAGGATTATTTTATGGCCAAACATGTGATTGTGGATGGATTTAATATTATTCGGCGTGATAATGAATTATCGCGTATTGAACAAATTAATTTTTTAGGGGCACAGGATACGCTTGTTCAAAAAATGGCAGCGTATCGGAGGGGTACTTCCAATAAGGTGACCATTGTTTATGATGGTGCCAACAGCGAGAATTCTTTTCGACAAAATTCTCAAAAAAACGGTATTAATGTTATTTATTCCGCCCAGGGGGAGACGGCCGATGATGTGATTGTTGATATGGTGGCGCGTGATGCGCATCAGCGATCACGGTATCTGGTGGTCACGGCTGACCGTGATTTAGGGTCTGCCTGCCGCCGGCACGGTGTGGTGGTGCTGCCGCCGGAGGAGTTGCTCCGGAAAAGCCAGGCGGGAGAGCCGCCTCTGAGAAATCCCGACACCTGGCACGGCAAGCGTGAAGAACAAGGTTGGGTGGGACATACGAAGAAAAAAGGCAACCCCCGCAAAGCACCAAAAAATAAACGTAAAACCAAGGGTTTGTGGTAAGTACCGCAAAGAAATATTATTTATTCGTACACCTTGTGTAAGGCAGCTTGTTTGATTTTTGTGAGTTCTTCTGAAAGTCCAATCCAGTAAATTTCAGGATTCCGCAGGC encodes:
- a CDS encoding NYN domain-containing protein encodes the protein MAKHVIVDGFNIIRRDNELSRIEQINFLGAQDTLVQKMAAYRRGTSNKVTIVYDGANSENSFRQNSQKNGINVIYSAQGETADDVIVDMVARDAHQRSRYLVVTADRDLGSACRRHGVVVLPPEELLRKSQAGEPPLRNPDTWHGKREEQGWVGHTKKKGNPRKAPKNKRKTKGLW